DNA from Candidatus Neomarinimicrobiota bacterium:
AGCCACCCTTAGACATTTCACAGAAATGGGTACTCATTGTTTCAACTTTGAGTGGTTGCCCTATAAAATGTAAAATATGTGATGCAGGTGATTATTATAAAGGGAAATTAACTATTGATGAAATACTATCTCAAATAGACTATATGGTTCTTAAAAAATTTCCTGACAGAAAAATAAAAACAAAAAAGTTTAAGATTCAATTTGCGCGAGTTGGAGAACCAGCTTTCAATCCTGCTGTTTTAGAAGTAATCGACAAATTAAAAACTTATTATTTAGCTGATGGAATAATGCCGTGCATTTCTACAATAGCTCCAGAGGGTTATGATTACTTTTTTGAAAAACTACTTAAAGTAAAAAAAGAAAAATACCCACATAATTTCCAATTACAATTTTCTATACATACAACAGATCCTGATTTGAGAGAATGGCTAATACCTGCAAAAAAATGGAACCTGGATAAAATCGCAATGTATGGTGAAAGATTTTATGATCCCGGTGGAAGAAAAATCACCTTAAATTTTGCTATAAATGAAAATTCCCCGGTCGATTCGGATATCTTACTGAAACACTACAACCCCGATATCTTTCTTATTAAACTCACACCGATAAATCCTACCTATAATGCTCTTCATTATAATCTGGCACACCTTGACTTTGAAAATTATTTAAAAAATATGCAAAACAAATTAACTGATGCAGGTTATGAGGTTATAATAAGTATAGGAGAATTGGAAGAAAACAAAATAGGTAGTAACTGTGGTCAGTTCATAAAAAAGCACAGATATACCTCACAAGTTAATAGGTTTGCATATAAGTATTAAATAGACAATTATGCAAAGAACACAACTGTTCCAAATTAAATAAATCCTTGAATAATAAAACGATTGAAGCATGACTATTTATTAAAGAATAAAAACTCTTTTATGGATAAACACAATGTAACAGATTAGAAAAATTTAATAGAAAGAGATTATAGTATCAAATTAATCGTGTCTGCAAAATGAATATAAAAAGAAAAACCCGATTAATTTGGGGCATGTATATGATATTATTGTTTAAATGCAAGATTTGGAATATCATGTAAAAATATTTTCAATCTAATATACAAAATTCCTGCTATGTGCTTTTCCTTTAATCCCAATTAAACCAAGAGATAAAGAGGAGAACAAGAATTATTAGGATATTTCCCAATGATAAGTCGTTTCTGGGGTTAATAAAAATGATGTGTATAGAGTATAGTTAGTATTGGCAAAGTGGGATAAGGTATCTGAACACTATTTCAATACGCCATAATTATATACTATGTTTCTAAATCATAAAAAAATTATCATTGTTAGTTTCATACAAAAAACAAGCCCGATCCTCTCTTTACAGGGAATCGGGCCTATCATCTGCATTTTATACTATTACTACCTATATATACATAAAACTGGTATTTAACAGAACTTACCTAAGTTCAGTTTTAGTTTACTAAGTTACTTAACTAACAACATCTTTTTAA
Protein-coding regions in this window:
- a CDS encoding radical SAM protein, whose translation is MRIISTTGREDLATVYTATINGKYVEFVESLQPPLDISQKWVLIVSTLSGCPIKCKICDAGDYYKGKLTIDEILSQIDYMVLKKFPDRKIKTKKFKIQFARVGEPAFNPAVLEVIDKLKTYYLADGIMPCISTIAPEGYDYFFEKLLKVKKEKYPHNFQLQFSIHTTDPDLREWLIPAKKWNLDKIAMYGERFYDPGGRKITLNFAINENSPVDSDILLKHYNPDIFLIKLTPINPTYNALHYNLAHLDFENYLKNMQNKLTDAGYEVIISIGELEENKIGSNCGQFIKKHRYTSQVNRFAYKY